Proteins co-encoded in one Podospora pseudoanserina strain CBS 124.78 chromosome 7 map unlocalized CBS124.78p_7, whole genome shotgun sequence genomic window:
- a CDS encoding uncharacterized protein (EggNog:ENOG503P5AG; COG:S), with protein sequence MYITYPHSPLLCPIRIIMLTILTKLSPSTVSPSTTKMATRLLLNRTLSLGLTTSLLAIHNQRPMRMDAIPSSNKSFSTTRPERKDRLDPEIIKQLSGGSLSGFAVGLLVSVFSKTLVLLAGIGMLTIQVSRLSLRTRPGQVPPPP encoded by the exons ATGTACATTACCTACCCTCACTCACCCCTTTTATGTCCGATCCGGATCATAATGCTCACCATTCTCACCAAACTCTCACCATCTACAGtatctccctcaacaaccaaaatGGCcacccgtctcctcctcaaccgcaccctcagcctcggcctcaCAACCTCTCTCCTCGCAATCCACAACCAAAGACCAATGCGCATGGATGCCATCCCCTCGTCTAACAAATCCTTCTCAACCACCCGTCCCGAGAGAAAAGACCGGCTAGACCCAGAAATCATCAAACAGCTTTCTGGCGGTAGTCTCTCAG GCTTCGCCGTCGGCCTCCTAGTCTCGGTCTTCTCCAAaaccctcgtcctcctggCAGGAATAGGCATGCTCACCATCCAAGTAA GTCGCCTCTCGCTCCGGACTCGACCTGGTCAAGTACCTCCGCCTCCGTGA
- the TIP41 gene encoding Tap42 interacting protein (BUSCO:EOG092648XW; EggNog:ENOG503NXDN; COG:S), with translation MTIVLGAALTFSAICNGSAPRITAPPRLWVPELHLQPHLSKLHILPIRPQARSPQDELRITSQIHETNTHETNKHRRLQPPKPLLPQPLRILNNGPPTTTILLLYHHSPLNITNHLPINQLPPSPLQHPPPPPQSNPHPAPSPTPFTITTLKAPILKSTPIDLLQSRLGIPIPEMIFGDNHLTLHHTPTAYTLTFTPEPALDLVDKTGSTGLLKVHYATAWSATREKTSAGIKEVVKPFDWSYTTSYRGTETPGLGGQKLQRDDKARIPVELLQRRDPILFADEVVLYESELDDNGVSVLTVKVRVMEQRMLVLCRFFLRLDNVLVRVRDTRVYVDFGEERVVREYTAREGEFGEVKKKLYMEGLMPDQITIAFRDANQIAHLLPVVEHEVESVCLEGETGQTQEGR, from the exons ATGACAATCGTTTTGGGAGCGGCATTGACTTTCTCCGCAATCTGCAACGGCTCTGCCCCGCGGATAACTGCCCCACCAAGACTTTGGGTTCCTGAACTGCATCTGCAACCTCACCTCTCCAAACTACATATTTTGCCCATTCGACCACAAGCCCGATCACCTCAAGACGAACTTCGAATTACAAGTCAAATCCACGAAACAAACACCCacgaaacaaacaaacaccgCCGACTCCAACCACCGAAACCGCTTctacctcaacccctccggaTACTTAACAATGgaccccccaccaccaccatcctcctcctctaccaccactcacccctcaacatcaccaaccaccttcccatcaaccagcttcctccctcccccctccagcatccccccccccctccccagtccaacccccaccccgcaccttcacccacccccttcaccatcacaacaCTCAAagcccccatcctcaaatCCACCCCCATCGACCTCCTCCAGTCCCGCCTcggcatccccatccccgaaATGATCTTCGgcgacaaccacctcaccctccaccacacccccaccgcctacaccctcaccttcacccccGAACCAGCCCTGGACCTAGTAGACAAAACTGGCTCCACCGGCCTCCTCAAAGTCCACTACGCCACCGCCTGGTCAGCCACACGAGAGAAAACCTCTGCTGGAATCAAAGAGGTGGTCAAGCCCTTCGATTGGAGTTACACCACCTCCTACCGCGGAACCGAAACCCCCGGTTTGGGAGGACAAAAGTTGCAAAGGGATGACAAGGCGAGGATACCAGTCGAGCTGTTACAGAGACGAGACCCGATATTGTTCGCCGATGAGGTTGTGCTCTACGAGAGCGAGCTGGATGATAACGGGGTCAGCGTCTTGACTGTTAAAGTCAGGGTGATGGAGCAGAGGATGTTGGTGCTCTGCAGGTTTTTTCTGAGGTTGGATAATGTTTTGGTTAGGGTGAGGGATACGAGGGTTTAtgttgattttggggaggagagggttgtCAGGGAGTATACGGctcgggagggggagtttggggaggtgaagaag AAATTATACATGGAGGGTCTAATGCCTGATCAAATCACCATTGCGTTCAGGGATGCAAACCAGATTGCGCATTTGCTCCCCGTGGTGGAGCATGAGGTTGAGAGTGTTTGTCTCGAGGGGGAGACGGGGCAGACACAGGAAGGTAGGTga
- a CDS encoding uncharacterized protein (EggNog:ENOG503P832), translating to MPRPKRDRATTRTRPMATAATGNSSSPPPIPVLPKPAQAERAGTELPSDIYDVSDAEKERRKLRASAKKTIAAEQQHTLELEPDQVRALDSSRKQRDDALARLRDVTSASKEGSELDVTLGSLDDDSSLGLGDESTEVEGVSRATDTSTFNIAGFKRRPRQSSVQGRGESGLIRPSSRGQGTPSISTTISFGRFKRRQREPSILGTGRKERRVRSVSRGSQAGRNREVLGREDEGEVSPVDGGKRRSTRGRSRGVESVDGSPVAAGSRKRKSLESHEDGREKRLAVEGGDMEMGSGDEPDLDFDIDAELEPRVESPAREQQDGDVHQSIELHEQPSISSPLSTPPRQLSAPPQLSEDNDPDMAPPLSSSPASEAGSPVAWPSLDALAQRKYNTRTVPSKTPELEDDGMGSSISSPPSLTHSPNYRAKSKPPVVKKKAPPLPKSSADLASLLPRRKTSSKNKNRKGSHSTDPFDIDDGEASEEEEAPPPTRRAAKKALSKTASTANKGKQKESAVAADPKGKKKRVTRTYGSKAHEQEKENDGDVDGDREGDSIVVGSGSNEPEDEEEEELPDAETTVMLKERLGEELQKAVKKFKEVDQWELSFEEVEGSSSPMRDAR from the coding sequence ATGCCTCGCCCCAAGCGCGATCGCGCAACAACGCGCACCCGCCCAATGGCCACGGCTGCGACGGGGaattcctcctcgccaccgccTATTCCTGTGTTGCCCAAGCCCGCGCAGGCCGAGCGAGCCGGGACTGAACTCCCAAGCGATATCTACGACGTGAGCGACGCCGAAAAAGAGCGGCGGAAACTCCGTGCCTCGGCCAAAAAGACCATCGCCGCCGAACAACAGCACACCCTCGAGCTTGAACCAGACCAAGTCCGCGCGTTGGACAGCTCGAGAAAACAACGCGATGATGCCTTAGCCAGGTTGCGGGATGTGACCTCTGCGTCTAAGGAAGGGTCAGAGTTGGATGTGACGCTGGGGAGTCTGGATGATGATAGTAgtttggggctgggggatGAGTCGACTGAAGTTGAGGGGGTGTCAAGGGCGACGGATACCTCGACTTTTAACATTGCGGGGTTTaagaggaggccgaggcagAGTAGTGTTCAGGGCAGGGGGGAGAGCGGGTTGATTAGGCCGAGTAGTAGGGGCCAGGGGACGCCGAGTATTAGTACGACCATTAGCTTTGGGAGGTTCAAGAGAAGGCAGAGGGAGCCGAGTATACTTGGGAcagggaggaaggagaggagggtcaGAAGTGTTTCGCGGGGGAGCCAGGCGGGGAGGAATAGAGAGGTgcttgggagggaggatgagggggaggtttcACCCGTTgatggggggaagaggaggagtacgAGGGGACGgtcgaggggggtggagagtgTGGATGGGTCGCCGGTTGCGGCTGGGTcgagaaagaggaagagtttGGAGAGCcatgaggatgggagggagaagaggttggcggtggaggggggcgatatggagatggggagtggaGATGAGCCGGATTTGGACTTTGATATTGATGCTGAGTTGGAACCGAGAGTTGAGTCGCCTGCGAGGGAACAACAAGATGGGGATGTTCACCAGTCTATCGAACTTCACGAGCAGCCGTCGATTTCCTCGCCTCTGTCTACGCCACCCCGGCAGCTTTCCGCCCCACCACAGTTGAGCGAGGACAATGATCCGGATATGGCCCCTCCATTGTCGAGCAGCCCAGCCTCTGAGGCTGGTAGTCCGGTCGCATGGCCTTCACTGGATGCGCTCGCGCAGAGAAAATACAACACGCGAACTGTGCCGTCCAAGACCCCAGAGCTGGAAGACGACGGCATGGGATCGAGtatctcctcccctccctccctcacaCACTCGCCAAACTACCGTGCGAAATCCAAACCGCCAGTCGTCAAGAAAAAGGCTCCACCACTACCCAAGAGCTCAGCCGATCTCGCGTCTCTCCTTCCCCGAAGAAAGACCTCGAGCAAGAATAAGAACCGCAAGGGCTCCCACAGTACCGATCCGTTCGATATCGACGACGGTGAAGCctcagaggaggaggaagctcCGCCGCCCACGAGGAGGGCAGCCAAGAAGGCCCTTTCCAAGACTGCGTCAACAGCCAATAAGGGCAAGCAAAAAGAGtctgctgtggctgctgatcccaaggggaagaagaagcgcgTTACCAGGACCTATGGCTCCAAGGCTCACGaacaggagaaggagaatgatggtgatgttgacggtGACCGAGAAGGCGATAGTATCGTTGTCGGTAGCGGCAGCAATGAgccagaggacgaggaagaggaggagctcccAGATGCGGAGACGACGGTGATGCTGAAGGAGAGATTGGGTGAGGAGCTGCAGAAGGCGGTGAAGAAGTTTAAGGAGGTGGACCAGTGGGAGCTGtcgtttgaggaggtggaggggagcaGTAGTCCGATGAGGGATGCTCGTTAA
- a CDS encoding uncharacterized protein (MEROPS:MER0016544; COG:E; EggNog:ENOG503NU3T), with protein MRHIWAFPSLTALSLFQASAASAVPRTRQAINTSSPLALFRTKTRFRTQVQLLSNSATKTTLVEEMVTVDTTSRLAALRSLMKERNLHVYVVPSEDSHASEYIADCDARRTFISGFSGSAGTAIVTLDKAALATDGRYFNQASKQLDSNWYLLKTGMQDVPTWQEWATQEAEGGKLIGVDPQLISSAIAEKLDEDIKNAGGGGLVGIKENLVDLVWGSEQPPRPSNSVFLLGQQYAGKDTAAKLADLRKELDKKKAAGFVLSMLDEIAWLFNLRGSDIAYNPVFFSYAIVTQASATLYIDEAKLTDECKTYLERNKVTIKPYGALFEDSEELARRAEADSKDAKPRKYLISSKGSWALKLALGGNKFVDEVRSPVGDAKAVKNDVELNGMRNCHIRDGAALTEFFAWLEDQLVNQKAQLDEVDAADKLEQIRSKHKDFVGLSFDTISSTGANAAVIHYKPEKGACKIIDPNAIYLCDSGAQYLDGTTDTTRTLHFGTPTAKEKKAYTLVLKGNIALDSVVFPKGTSGFAIDVMARQFLWKYGLDYRHGTGHGVGSFLNVHEGPIGIGTRKQYIDVALAAGNVLSIEPGYYEDEAFGIRIENLAIVKEVKTEHSFGDKPYLGFEHVTMVPYARNLIDETLLTPDEKDWLNRANKKILEKTLGYFENDPLTKAWLLRETQPF; from the exons ATGCGCCATATATGGGCCTTTCCTAGCTTAACAGCACTCTCTCTGTTCCAAGCTTCTGCTGCATCCGCTGTACCTAGAACTCGCCAAGCTATCAACACCAGCTCCCCCCTCGCCCTGTTCCGTACTAAGACACGATTCCGCACCCAAGTCCAACTCCTGAGCAACAGTGCTACTAAGACGACACTTGTTGAAGAGATGGTGACTGTTGATACCACGAGCCGGCTGGCCGCCCTACGGTCCTTGATGAAGGAGCGCAACCTTCATGTCTATG TTGTACCATCCGAAGATAGCCATGCCTCCGAGTATATCGCCGACTGCGATGCCCGCCGCACATTTATCTCTGGCTTCTCCGGGTCAGCAGGAACCGCCATCGTGACCCTGGACAAGGCAGCTCTCGCCACAGACGGCCGATACTTCAACCAAGCTTCCAAGCAGCTGGATTCCAACTGGTATTTGCTCAAGACTGGTATGCAGGATGTACCAACCTGGCAGGAATGGGCGACGCAGGAAGCAGAGGGTGGTAAGCTGATTGGTGTCGACCCTCAGCTGATTTCCAGCGCCATTGCCGAGAAGCTCGATGAGGATATCAAAaacgccggtggtggtggtcttgttgGGATCAAAGAAAACCTGGTAGACCTTGTCTGGGGCTCTGAGCAACCACCTCGCCCCAGCAACAGTGTATTCCTCTTGGGCCAGCAATACGCTGGAAAGGACACGGCAGCGAAGCTTGCCGATCTCCGCAAGGAGCTGGataagaagaaggcggctggTTTTGTTCTTTCCATGCTTGACGAGATCGCTTGGCTCTTCAACCTCCGCGGCAGCGATATCGCTTACAACCCGGTCTTCTTTTCGTACGCGATTGTGACGCAGGCCTCGGCTACACTTTACATTGACGAAGCGAAATTGACCGACGAGTGCAAGACCTATCTTGAACGAAACAAGGTTACCATTAAGCCCTATGGTGCTCTGTTTGAGGACAGCGAGGAGCTTGCTCGCCGAGCAGAGGCCGATTCCAAGGACGCCAAGCCCAGGAAGTATCTCATTTCGAGTAAGGGGTCATGGGCTCTGAAGCTGGCATTGGGAGGTAACAAGTTTGTCGATGAAGTCCGGAGTCCAGTTGGTGATGccaaggctgtcaagaatGATGTTGAATTGAATGGCATGAGAAACTGCCACATTCGCGACGGCGCTGCTCTGACAGAGTTTTTTGCCTGGTTGGAAGACCAACTTGTGAACCAGAAGGCTCagctggatgaggtggaTGCGGCCGACAAGCTGGAGCAGATCAGGTCAAAGCACAAGGACTTTGTTGGACTTTCCTTTGATACTATTTCCTCGACAGGGGCGAA TGCTGCTGTCATTCACTACAAGCCAGAGAAGGGTGCCTGCAAGATCATTGATCCCAATGCCATCTACCTCTGCGATTCCGGGGCTCAGTACCTGGACGGCACCACAGACACCACCAGAACGCTTCATTTTGGAACGCCAACcgccaaggaaaagaaggcctACACCTTGGTTCTCAAGGGTAACATCGCCTTGGATTCGGTAGTCTTCCCCAAGGGAACTAGTGGTTTCGCCATCGATGTCATGGCCCGTCAATTTCTTTGG AAATATGGCCTCGACTATCGCCATGGTACAGGCCACGGTGTAGGCTCGTTCCTAAACGTGCACGAGGGGCCCATCGGCATCGGTACAAGGAAACAGTATATCGACGTTGCCCTGGCCGCTGGCAATGTGCTCTCGATCGAACCAGGCTACTACGAAGATGAAGCATTCGGTATCCGCATTGAAAACCTCGCCATTGtgaaggaggtcaagacgGAGCATTCGTTTGGCGACAAGCCATACCTCGGATTCGAGCATGTCACCATGGTTCCGTACGCCCGCAATCTCATTGATGAGACCCTTCTCACACCGGATGAAAAGGATTGGCTGAACCGGGCCAACAAGAAGATTCTCGAGAAAACGCTTGGATACTTTGAGAATGATCCTCTGACAAAGGCCTGGTTGTTGCGGGAGACGCAGCCTTTTTGA
- the IPL1 gene encoding spindle assembly checkpoint kinase (COG:D; EggNog:ENOG503NVY8), whose protein sequence is MASRTLESRFERMSVKDENDPFETIGTTTTSTYQKAKTVTASSASQLSHSSSRPNLFKVALQPQNANTVTATVTLPSQAAQRKQPTTSASTAIPNKQREKDTTTTNNNNNEIPSPTKHKSTTSLSSRQSDELVLTNDGRSSSSSTSSYVDAPLIPKQFHLGMFEIGRPLGKGKFGRVYLARERTSSFICALKVLYKSELQHGTGVEKQVRREIEIQSNLRHPNILKLYGHFHDSKRIFLILEFAGKGELYKHLQKESRFPEWKAAQYIAQMASALRYLHRKHVIHRDIKPENILMGIHGEIKISDFGWSVHAPNNRRKTLCGTLDYLPPEMIKSGSKDNWYNEKVDLWSLGVLTYEFLVGEAPFEDTPIMTQKRIARADMTIPEWVSKEARDLIKKLLVLDPEKRLPLEEVQNHPWIIKHCVKGERASNREKLSFGKS, encoded by the exons ATGGCCTCGAGAACATTGGAGTCCCGCTTCGAGCGGATGTCTGTCAAGGACGAAAACGACCCGTTTGAGACCATTGGGACGACAACGACATCGACATATCAGAAGGCAAAG AccgtcaccgcctcctctgcctcacaaCTCTCCCATAGCAGCAGCCGGCCCAACCTTTTCAAAGTCGCCCTCCAGCCCCAAAACGCCAACACGGTAACAGCCACCGTcactctcccctcccagGCCGCCCAGCGCAAGCAACCCACGACCAGCGCTtccaccgccatccccaacaAGCAGCGGGAAaaggacaccaccaccaccaacaacaacaacaacgaaatcccctccccaaccaaacacaaatccaccacctctctaTCCTCCCGCCAGTCAGATGAACTCGTCCTCACCAATGACGgccgctcctcctcgtcttccacctcctcctacGTCGACGCCCCTCTAATACCAAAACAATTCCACCTCGGCATGTTTGAAATCGGCCGTCCCCTCGGAAAAGGTAAATTCGGCCGCGTCTACCTCGCCCGCGAGAGAACATCCTCCTTCATCTGCGCTCTGAAGGTTCTCTACAAATCCGAACTGCAACACGGCACCGGCGTGGAAAAACAAGTCCGCCGCGAAATCGAGATCCAGTCCAACCTCCGACACCCAAACATCCTCAAGCTCTACGGCCATTTTCACGACAGCAAGCGAATTTTTTTGATACTGGAATTCGCCGGCAAGGGCGAGCTGTACAAGCACCTACAGAAGGAAAGTCGGTTCCCCGAGTGGAAAGCGGCGCAGTATATCGCGCAAATGGCGTCTGCGCTGAGGTATCTGCACAGGAAGCATGTGATTCATAGGGATATCAAACCCGAGAACATCCTGATGGGCATTCACGGGGAGATTAAGATTTCTGACTTTGGGTGGTCAGTGCACGCGCCGAATAATAGGCGGAAGACGCTTTGCGGGACGTTGGATTATTTACCGCCCGAGATGATCAAGTCGGGCAGTAAGGATAATTGGTATAATGAAAAGGTGGATTTGTGGAGCTTGGGGGTGTTGACGTATGAgtttttggtgggggaggcgcCGTTTGAGGACACGCCGATTATGACGCAGAAGAGGATCGCGAGGGCGGATATGACGATTCCTGAGTGGGTTAGTaaggaggcgagggattTGATTAAGaag CTGCTCGTGCTGGATCCGGAAAAGCGGTtgccgttggaggaggtgcagaaTCATCCTTGGATTATCAAGCATTGCGtcaagggggagagggcgtcGAATCGGGAGAAGTTGAGCTTTGGGAAGTCTTGA